GTTTAATAATAGAGAGTCAATACTTTCTTTGTTTGCACACTAACatcattttctttcactttcgcCTTCTTATCAAGTAAGCTTAATTTCTTTGGAAACTCTTGCACCAAcagtccaaaattaagaaaagtaTGACTAAAAAAATATAGGGCCGGCCATTCATGATGATatcattaaattaattgaatctGTATTAATGGATCAATTCGGATGGTTTCAAACAAAAATCTGAAAGATTTATGTGGCTATATATGCATGCTTTGCTTAACGAGGCGGACGTCGTTAAATATGTGATAATCTTGAGATAGCTAATTAGAAAAAAGGGCCTAAAATTATATGTTAAGCATTCATAAGATAAACTAACtattaagtctatatataatatttataactttaaaaaaatatataaaaccaagAGCGATCAAacgaatttaaattaaaattaaacgtGGCCCTTCATGATCACTTCAAAAGTCATGTCATGTCACTTGTGTAATGGAGCGATTcgtgtattatatttttttaacggattttatattaataaattttttatcaccTTCATCGACCACTCATCACAATGGTGATGAAGGCCACATTAATAATTTAGCAGAAATTGACCTCATGAAAACATACAtgcatgtttatatatttatcgaAAAAGATATCGATCATTAATTGACATTGATTTTGGTGTCCAATTCAGCGATGGAGATGGCCGGTTACCTCAAGATGCTGCTTCTTGAATCTAGATCTAGTCCATGACTTCTAGATCAGATGCTTTCATCTTCTTCGATCTGCATTGCCTCAGCCATGCATGGTTAGCTCTTTCTCAGCTCGGGGCAATGAAATATTATTCATGTCAATCTTAAGAAACGCAAAAAGTTATACACACGATGATCATGAGTAGgaggtataatatatatatatatatatatgtacaatcTTTACAAAGTTTCTAATCAGGATTTTAGGTCTAGTAAGATTTAAGATTTGATGTAATTTCGAATATATATTCTGGTCAGTACTTAAACCCAGATCGAACTACCATTTGATTTTGGATACAAGTCATTTATGGCAAGAAAGCAAACTGCTTTTTCCCCACCTTCATGGACCTGCCTTATAATATATAGTCCTTATCATGTTCCAGGGCAGCCATGCACTCCTTCTCCCTTCCGGCATTTACATTTTGGATCTGGATACAATGCATTTATGGCAAGAAATCGAGTTGCCTTTCACCCCTTTATGCAGAATCCCTTAGTCCTTGTCATCTTCCCAACCGATATTTTTCTCCCTTCCCTTTCCCTTCAAGAATAAAAGGTTACTTTTAACCAATTTCAAAAGTTGAagcaaacaaataaagaaaatccAAATGAAACCtctataaatatattgcatGTCATGAActcaacaatttcttttttattttttataaaaagaacaaGGTTTGATTAAACATCAAATAAGGGACGAAAGACCTTCAAAAATTTACCTGACGGATCTCGTAGAAGTGGGGTCGTAAGATTTTAGCCTCGCACTCATACTAGAATGCTTCAAGACCATGCATATTGCATGATCACGATAAACCTAAAACACTACTACAAATtgtcttcttaaattaattttacacaaattaaaatatgtttcacatggaaaacaaagcaaaacatcAAATTCAAGATGATATACCTTTAGAGTTtagacactacaacaaataccaTCTTTTGctgcgattttttttttttttttatttgtcttgCGATGGCCTTCAATCGGTAAGAACCAGCTATTTGCCTTCCATTAGAGTATTCCCATCCGGTTCCCTATCTCATCCCCATCCctatattttgaagaaaattttaGGGTTTTATGTAAAAAGTGACCTCCATCCGGATCTCCAAATTGCGGTGTAATTTTTTGGGCGCTACAGTAGATCCCCATATATGGGGATCCACTGTACATCCCATCCCAGAATCGCCCCAACGATTTTGTTGCTCCACCCGCGATATCTTCTCCCTCCCCTCCCCGCAACGCAGCACCTGCACCTCTTTTCGCCTAAATCGAAGGTGAATTGTTGATGGAAATTCGACATTATTTTCTTTCTGCATATGGATCTTTGGTGCTGGGTCCGGGCTTCATCCACTGCCGGCGACCATGTCGGAGTTCTTGATGGGCTCGGGCTTCGATCGTTTGCTGGAGCAGCTTGCCCAGATCGAAGTAACCGGATTCGGGCGTCCCAAGAATCCGCCTGCATCGAAGGCAGCGATAGAGTCTTTACCCACGATCGATCTTGGCGTGGAGGCTCGCGAGATGCCGTGCAAGCACATATACCACTCAGATTGTATCCTTCACTGGGTTTCTCTAAGAAACACGTGCCCGGTTTGCCGGCACGAGTTGCCGAGTGAGCGTAACGAGGGTGATAACTCGGAGGAGAAGACGGTGGGGTTAACCATATGGAGGCTACCGGGAGGTGGGTTTGCGCTGGGGAGGTTTTCTGGGGGAAGAAGAGCAGCCGTGAAGAGAGAACT
This is a stretch of genomic DNA from Carya illinoinensis cultivar Pawnee chromosome 3, C.illinoinensisPawnee_v1, whole genome shotgun sequence. It encodes these proteins:
- the LOC122304470 gene encoding E3 ubiquitin-protein ligase RDUF1-like produces the protein IVDGNSTLFSFCIWIFGAGSGLHPLPATMSEFLMGSGFDRLLEQLAQIEVTGFGRPKNPPASKAAIESLPTIDLGVEAREMPCKHIYHSDCILHWVSLRNTCPVCRHELPSERNEGDNSEEKTVGLTIWRLPGGGFALGRFSGGRRAAVKRELPVVYTEMDGGFGASGAPRRVSWVSRRSRGRESGGFRRAFRNFFSFLRFRPNSSSSNSGSESRSMSRSHSHSGSVFSRYLKKKDNKKEELVIKIVNRRERKK